One genomic segment of Impatiens glandulifera chromosome 6, dImpGla2.1, whole genome shotgun sequence includes these proteins:
- the LOC124943927 gene encoding transcription termination factor MTEF18, mitochondrial-like — protein MRFLPRRFVFSFSGDIFRHISSSSDVKHPRLTNLSKIPYWHRHQVIQHAQEALTDYLHITRSLSFTYSEKISKNSLISLSSIVSEVNFSPSTFSKSFSRFLRYHPVNEFEFFFESIGINHRDIALFLPENKFFFYEDPSILNVACALSEFGFPWNRLGKLYMDDSSIFSQNPDELTKKLDLFKSYGLNSAAVIGICLVFPTVLCGDLDLAVEISSLMIDLISLLKDNLDGWCEFCCKIKVFYDLGYEKGRIRDLLRRNITIFIDFSEVFLIEMVEFFCNFDIDKKEAGLFLLERPDIFHFDLNEKVISVTGILKHFGMDSEELESIGEKFPYIWGRNKMKNLPCVLRALDLQEWVFDKIRNGDRHHLLRTYSIANMDEEDIDRNYIDALEKVKSSKYHIHLLSKLEFLHGIGFGENKLTMQVLNGLHGTGLELKDRFDFMLRHGFCYSRLCKMLSSTPKFLNQNSEILEKKINFLASEMGSSSLYLDSFPTFICYDLEKRIQPRYRFYTWLIETGLCKKNYSLASLIATSEKNFIARVFSIHPVAPKFWLECFKLKSS, from the coding sequence ATGCGATTTCTTCCCCGCCGATTCGTTTTCTCTTTCTCCGGCGACATTTTCCGGCAtatctcctcctcctccgacGTCAAGCATCCTCGTCTCACAAACCTCTCCAAGATCCCTTACTGGCACAGACATCAAGTCATTCAACACGCTCAAGAAGCTCTCACCGATTACCTTCACATCACCAGGTCTCTCTCATTTACCTACTCCGAGAAAATCAGCAAGAATTCACTCATATCTCTCTCATCTATCGTTTCCGAGGTCAATTTCTCTCCTTCTACCTtctccaaatcattttctagGTTTCTCAGGTATCATCCAGTTAACGAATTCGAATTTTTCTTCGAGAGTATTGGTATTAATCATAGAGATATCGCTTTGTTTTTACCTGAGAATAAGTTTTTCTTCTATGAAGATCCTTCGATTCTGAATGTTGCTTGTGCTTTATCAGAATTTGGATTTCCTTGGAATAGGTTGGGGAAATTGTATATGGATGATTCTTCAATTTTCAGTCAAAACCCAGAtgaattaactaaaaaattagATTTGTTTAAGAGTTATGGACTGAATTCTGCAGCTGTTATTGGTATTTGTTTGGTTTTCCCTACTGTTTTGTGTGGTGATCTTGATCTAGCAGTGGAAATTAGTTCATTGATGATTGATTTGATTAGTTTATTGAAGGATAATCTTGATGGCTGGTGTGAGTTTTGTTGTAAGATTAAGGTGTTTTATGATTTAGGTTACGAAAAGGGGAGAATTAGGGATTTGCTTAGGAGAAACATAACGATTTTCATTGATTTCTCGGAAGTGTTCTTGATTGAAATGGTGGAGTTCTTCTGTAATTTTGATATTGATAAGAAGGAAGCTGGATTGTTTCTACTTGAGAGACCAGATATCTTTCATTTCGATTTGAACGAAAAAGTGATTTCAGTTACAGGGATTCTGAAACATTTCGGTATGGATTCTGAAGAACTAGAATCAATTGGTGAGAAATTTCCCTATATTTGGGGAAGGaacaagatgaagaatttacCTTGTGTTCTTAGAGCTTTGGATTTACAAGAATGGGTTTTCGACAAGATTAGAAATGGTGATCGTCATCATCTACTAAGAACTTACTCTATTGCCAACATGGATGAAGAAGACATTGATAGAAACTACATAGATGCTCTCGAAAAGGTAAAATCATCGAAATACCATATTCACCTTCTATCTAAGTTGGAGTTTCTTCATGGAATTGGTTTCGGAGAAAACAAACTGACAATGCAAGTACTAAACGGGCTTCATGGAACTGGTTTAGAGTTGAAAGATCGATTTGATTTTATGCTTAGACATGGATTTTGTTACTCGAGGCTTTGTAAAATGTTGAGTTCTACACCAAAGTTTCTTAACCAGAATTCGGAGAttcttgaaaagaaaataaacttcCTTGCATCGGAAATGGGTTCATCTTCGCTGTATCTTGATTCGTTTCCAACGTTCATATGTTATGATTTGGAGAAGCGAATACAACCAAGGTACAGATTTTATACATGGCTTATAGAGACGGGTTTGTGTAAGAAAAATTACTCACTTGCTAGTTTGATTGCTACTAGCGAGAAGAACTTCATTGCTCGCGTTTTTAGTATTCATCCTGTTGCTCCTAAGTTTTGGTTAGAGTGTTTTAAACTTAAATcaagttaa
- the LOC124941804 gene encoding transcription termination factor MTEF18, mitochondrial-like, with product MRFLLHRAVLSFNIRHFSSNVKHPRLPNLSKISFKHRRQAIQEAQEALTDYLHSTRSLSFTYAEQISKNSLVSLSSVISEVKFTPSTFSNSFGRFLRYHPINEFEFFYESIGINHNEISLILPENKFFLHEDPTVLNAACALSEFGFPWNKLGSLYKEQVSIFNQNPDELTKKLVGFRSYGLNTAAVIGICLVFSRVLIGEDELVSDLIKLIIDFDLMSSFENNVIVWCEVCRKIKVFYDLGCEKGGIGELLGRSKTIFVDFSEEVLVQNVEFFCKLGIERKEAGLFLLERPEIFRFDLKEKVISVAGLLKHFGMNSDEIESVLEKFPYILGRNSMQNLPQIMRALNLNEWFYSKITKEEDYHLLGTYAITDSDQDMDRNYIEALEKIRLSKNHIHYECKLEFLHGIGFGENKLTMCVLNGLHGTGRELKERFDCMIRQGFCFSRLCKMLNFTPKLLNQNSEILEKKIKFLSFEMGTSAQYLDAFPAFLCYDLEKRIQPRYKFHMWLTDTGLCTKNYSLASLIATSEKNFIARISNIHPAAPKMWLECFKLKS from the coding sequence ATGCGTTTCCTTCTTCACCGAGCCGTTCTCTCTTTCAACATCCGCCATTTCTCTTCCAACGTTAAGCATCCTCGTCTTCCAAATCTCTCCAAGATCTCCTTCAAACACAGACGTCAAGCGATTCAAGAAGCACAGGAAGCTCTCACCGATTACCTTCACTCAACCAGATCTCTTTCATTCACTTACGCCGAACAAATCAGCAAAAACTCACTCGTTTCACTCTCTTCAGTCATCTCCGAAGTCAAATTTACTCCTTCTACATTCTCCAATTCATTTGGTAGATTCCTAAGGTATCATCCAATTAACGAGTTTGAATTTTTCTACGAGAGTATAGGTATTAATCATAACGAAATCAGTTTGATTTTACCGGAAAATAAGTTTTTCCTTCATGAAGATCCAACTGTACTGAATGCAGCTTGTGCTTTATCGGAATTTGGGTTTCCTTGGAATAAGTTGGGGAGTTTGTATAAGGAACAAGTTtctatttttaatcaaaacCCTGATGAATTAACTAAGAAGTTAGTTGGGTTTAGGAGTTATGGACTTAATACTGCTGCTGTGATTGGTATTTGTTTGGTTTTTTCGCGTGTTTTGATTGGGGAAGATGAGTTAGTAAGTGATTTGATTAAACTGATTAtagattttgatttgatgagTTCGTTTGAGAACAATGTGATTGTTTGGTGCGAAGTTTGTAGGAAGATTAAGGTGTTTTATGATTTGGGTTGTGAAAAGGGGGGAATTGGGGAGTTGTTGGGGAGGAGTAAAACCATTTTTGTTGATTTCTCGGAAGAGGTTTTGGTTCAGAATGTTGAGTTCTTCTGTAAATTAGGTATTGAAAGGAAAGAAGCTGGTTTGTTTCTTCTTGAGAGACCGGAAATCTTTCGTTTTGATTTGAAGGAGAAAGTGATTTCAGTTGCAGGTCTTCTGAAACACTTTGGGATGAATTCTGATGAAATAGAATCGGTTCTCGAGAAATTTCCCTATATTTTGGGGAGAAACAGTATGCAGAATCTGCCTCAAATCATGAGAGCTTTGAATTTAAATGAATGGTTTTACAGTAAGATTACAAAGGAGGAGGATTATCATCTACTTGGAACTTATGCCATTACTGATTCTGACCAAGACATGGATAGAAACTACATAGAAGCTCTAGAAAAGATAAGATTATCGAAAAACCATATTCACTACGAATGCAAGTTGGAATTTCTTCACGGAATTGGTTTTGGGGAAAACAAATTAACAATGTGCGTACTAAACGGGCTTCATGGAACTGGGCGAGAGTTAAAAGAACGATTTGATTGCATGATCAGACAAGGGTTTTGTTTCTCGAGACTTTGTAAAATGTTGAATTTCACTCCAAAGCTTTTGAACCAGAATTCTGAGATTCTCGAGAAGAAGATAAAGtttctttcttttgaaatgGGTACATCGGCGCAGTATCTTGACGCGTTTCCTGCATTTCTATGTTATGATTTGGAGAAACGGATACAACCCAGGTATAAATTTCATATGTGGCTTACGGATACCGGTTTGTGCACTAAAAATTACTCTCTTGCTAGTTTGATTGCAACTAGCGAGAAGAATTTTATAGCTCGAATTTCTAATATTCATCCTGCTGCTCCGAAAATGTGGTTAGagtgttttaaattgaaatctTAA
- the LOC124942276 gene encoding uncharacterized protein LOC124942276, which translates to MDSTGPAPIYQNVVVMRHGDRIDNFEPLWTTTASRPWDPPLIDDGKLRAFCTGRKLRSQLGFPIHRVFVSPFLRCIQTASEVVSSLCAVNDDPIKTSSAEIEIDPSKLKVSIEYGLCEMFNSSAIRPTVVPKDAKFDFNISDLEALLPSGTVDHSVTGVYDKLPKWEETDAETRSRYVNIIKDLADKYPSENLLLVTHGEGVGSAVTVCMKDVSVFDVEYCAYVELRRSISLREDDKSFVDAGEFEVMNKLGQTGIVCYPLNNNSIDAIPNA; encoded by the exons ATGGACTCCACCGGACCGGCGCCGATCTACCAAAACGTCGTCGTAATGAGGCACGGCGATCGTATAGACAACTTCGAACCTCTATGGACGACCACAGCAAGCAGACCATGGGATCCTCCATTGATCGACGACGGTAAACTCCGCGCCTTTTGCACCGGCAGAAAACTCCGATCTCAACTCGGATTTCCGATCCACCGCGTCTTCGTTTCTCCTTTCCTCCGTTGCATTCAAACAGCTTCAGAAGTTGTCTCTTCTCTTTGCGCAGTCAATGATGATCCGATCAAAACTTCTTCCGCTGAAATTGAAATCGATCCTTCTAAACTTAAG gTATCAATTGAATATGGATTATGTGAGATGTTTAATAGTTCTGCAATAAGACCTACAGTTGTTCCTAAAGATGCAAAGTTTGATTTTAATATCTCGGATCTTGAAGCTTTGTTACCTTCTGGAACAGTTGATCACTCTGTTACAGGAGTTTATGATAAG TTACCAAAATGGGAAGAGACTGATGCAGAAACAAGATCAAGATATGTGAATATCATTAAGGATTTGGCTGATAAATATCCATCAGAAAACCTATTGCTAGTCACACACG GGGAAGGAGTGGGATCTGCTGTGACTGTTTGCATGAAGGATGTAAGTGTTTTTGATGTGGAGTATTGTGCTTATGTAGAATTAAGAAGAAGTATTTCTTTGAGAGAAGATGATAAGTCATTTGTTGATGCTGGAGAATTTGAAGTTATGAACAAATTAGGTCAAACTGGAATTGTTTGTTATCCATTGAACAACAACTCCATTGATGCAATTCCTAATGCTTGA